From a single Lactococcus carnosus genomic region:
- the rfbB gene encoding dTDP-glucose 4,6-dehydratase encodes MTEFKKIIVTGGAGFIGSNFVHYVYNNHPEIEKIIVLDKLTYAGNKANISDILGDRVELVVGDIADAKLVDELAAKVDAIIHYAAESHNDNSLKSQDEFIHTNFIGTYTLIQAARKHDLRFHHVSTDEVYGDLPYREDLPGHGEGAGEKFTDRTPYNPSSPYSSTKAASDLIVRAWVRSFGLKATISNCSNNYGPYQHIEKFIPRQITNILSGSRPKLYGDGKNVRDWIHTEDHSSGVWAILTKGQIGETYLIGADGEKNNKEVLEEILTEMGQDATAYDRVTDRAGHDLRYAIDNTKLRTELGWTPKHTDFESGLKETINWYSDNAAWWQAEKAAVEANYAKSQEVLK; translated from the coding sequence ATGACTGAATTTAAAAAAATAATTGTAACAGGTGGCGCAGGGTTTATAGGCTCAAATTTTGTTCATTATGTTTATAATAACCACCCAGAGATTGAAAAAATTATCGTTCTAGATAAATTAACATATGCAGGAAATAAAGCAAATATTTCAGATATCCTAGGCGATCGTGTAGAACTTGTCGTTGGTGATATCGCTGATGCTAAGCTTGTTGATGAATTAGCTGCAAAAGTGGATGCAATCATCCATTATGCTGCAGAATCACATAATGATAACTCCTTGAAATCGCAAGATGAGTTTATTCATACTAATTTCATTGGTACCTATACGTTGATTCAAGCAGCACGAAAGCATGATTTACGTTTTCATCATGTCTCGACAGATGAAGTCTATGGTGATTTACCCTATCGTGAAGATTTACCTGGTCATGGTGAAGGCGCGGGCGAAAAATTTACAGATCGTACGCCTTATAATCCAAGTTCTCCATACTCGTCGACTAAAGCAGCGAGTGATTTGATTGTCCGTGCTTGGGTACGTTCATTTGGCCTTAAAGCGACCATCTCCAACTGTTCAAATAACTATGGGCCATACCAACATATAGAGAAATTCATTCCGCGTCAAATTACCAATATTTTGTCAGGAAGTCGTCCAAAATTATACGGTGACGGTAAAAACGTTCGTGACTGGATTCATACGGAAGACCACTCATCAGGTGTATGGGCTATCCTTACAAAAGGACAAATCGGTGAAACTTACTTGATTGGTGCTGATGGAGAGAAGAACAACAAAGAAGTATTAGAAGAAATCCTAACAGAAATGGGTCAAGATGCGACAGCCTATGATCGTGTTACAGACCGTGCAGGTCATGATCTACGCTATGCTATTGATAACACAAAACTGCGTACAGAGCTTGGCTGGACACCTAAGCATACTGACTTTGAATCTGGTTTGAAAGAAACAATCAACTGGTATTCAGATAATGCAGCATGGTGGCAAGCTGAAAAAGCAGCTGTTGAAGCCAACTATGCTAAATCACAAGAGGTGCTTAAATGA
- the rfbD gene encoding dTDP-4-dehydrorhamnose reductase, giving the protein MILITGASGQLGTELRYLLDERGEDYVATDVAELDITNAKQVNQVFDEVKPTLVYHCAAYTAVDKAEDEGKALDYAINVTGTENIAKATAAHNATLVYISTDYVFDGLKSVGEEWEVDDLPDPQTEYGRTKRLGEELVEKYADKFYIIRTAWVFGNYGANFVFTMQKLAETHAALTVVNDQHGRPTWTRTLAEFMTYLTENQRDFGYYHLSNDASEDVTWYDFAVEILKDTAVTVSPVDSSQFPAKAKRPLNSTMSLDKAKATGFVIPTWQDALEAFYRQEKPA; this is encoded by the coding sequence ATGATTTTAATTACTGGGGCAAGTGGTCAATTAGGAACTGAATTACGCTATTTATTAGATGAGCGTGGTGAAGACTATGTGGCAACGGATGTAGCTGAACTTGATATTACAAATGCTAAGCAAGTTAATCAAGTTTTCGATGAGGTAAAACCAACTTTAGTCTATCACTGTGCTGCCTATACAGCAGTTGATAAAGCTGAAGACGAGGGTAAAGCACTTGATTATGCCATCAATGTAACTGGAACAGAGAATATTGCCAAGGCAACTGCTGCCCATAATGCAACCTTAGTTTACATCTCTACTGATTATGTGTTTGATGGTCTAAAATCTGTTGGTGAAGAGTGGGAAGTCGATGATCTTCCGGATCCTCAGACTGAATATGGTCGTACCAAGCGTTTAGGTGAGGAACTGGTCGAGAAGTACGCGGATAAATTTTATATTATTCGTACTGCATGGGTTTTTGGTAATTATGGTGCTAATTTTGTGTTTACCATGCAAAAATTAGCAGAGACGCATGCAGCATTGACTGTAGTTAACGATCAGCACGGTAGACCTACTTGGACGCGTACTTTAGCAGAATTTATGACTTACTTGACTGAAAATCAAAGAGATTTTGGCTATTACCACTTATCAAATGATGCTTCAGAAGATGTTACTTGGTATGATTTTGCAGTAGAAATTTTAAAAGATACAGCTGTGACTGTTAGTCCAGTTGATTCTAGTCAATTCCCTGCTAAGGCAAAACGTCCCTTAAACTCAACGATGAGTTTAGATAAGGCTAAAGCAACAGGTTTTGTTATTCCAACATGGCAAGATGCTTTGGAAGCCTTTTACCGTCAAGAAAAACCAGCTTAA
- the cps2T gene encoding beta 1-4 rhamnosyltransferase Cps2T, which produces MQHVFIIGSRGLPAKYGGFETFVEELVSHQQSDQIKYHVAQLSDSETGKHLTYKTADVFEVKVRNFGAANVIFYDRDAIIYAIRYIKANNITNPIFYILGNTLGAFIGHYVKLIHKIGGKLYVNPDGLEWKRSKWIKPIQVYLKYSEKKMAENADLIISDNQGIEDYLKAEYDHVASKVIAYGTNDVVTVPGAAQPWLDKYGIQVGAYYLVVGRFVPENNYEVIIRNYMNSSTTHDLVIITNHLGDPYFEKLRQLTNFDQDKRIKFVGTVYDKEQLTAIRKHAFAYIHGHAVGGTNPGLLEAMSATDLNLVFDVSFNRNVALDSALFWQIDTLTEVMSQAEMLKVEAIEGLAKKAKKIIAEKYTWDKIVDQYEELFLNES; this is translated from the coding sequence ATGCAACATGTTTTTATAATTGGTTCGCGCGGATTGCCAGCCAAATATGGAGGCTTTGAGACTTTTGTTGAGGAGCTTGTTAGTCATCAACAGTCAGATCAAATTAAGTATCATGTTGCCCAGCTTTCGGATAGTGAAACAGGCAAACATCTTACTTATAAAACTGCGGATGTATTTGAAGTAAAAGTAAGAAATTTTGGTGCGGCAAATGTCATTTTCTATGACCGAGATGCGATCATCTATGCGATACGATATATTAAAGCAAACAATATTACGAACCCCATATTTTATATTTTAGGGAACACATTAGGTGCCTTTATTGGTCACTATGTGAAGCTGATTCATAAGATAGGTGGCAAATTGTACGTTAATCCAGATGGACTTGAGTGGAAGCGTAGTAAGTGGATAAAGCCAATTCAAGTGTACTTGAAATATTCAGAGAAAAAAATGGCTGAAAATGCTGATTTGATTATTTCGGATAATCAGGGGATTGAAGACTATTTAAAAGCTGAATATGATCATGTTGCATCAAAAGTGATTGCATATGGTACGAACGATGTCGTAACGGTTCCGGGAGCAGCTCAACCATGGTTGGATAAATATGGCATCCAAGTGGGTGCCTATTACCTTGTTGTTGGTCGATTTGTTCCTGAGAATAATTACGAGGTAATTATTCGTAATTATATGAATTCAAGTACAACACATGATTTGGTGATCATCACCAACCATCTGGGCGATCCTTATTTTGAAAAATTACGTCAATTAACCAACTTTGATCAAGACAAGCGAATCAAGTTCGTTGGCACAGTGTATGATAAAGAGCAACTGACTGCTATCAGAAAGCATGCTTTTGCTTATATACATGGACATGCCGTAGGCGGGACAAACCCAGGATTACTTGAAGCGATGAGTGCGACAGATTTAAACTTGGTATTTGATGTTAGTTTTAACCGAAATGTTGCCTTAGATTCGGCTCTTTTCTGGCAAATCGATACACTTACTGAGGTAATGAGTCAAGCAGAGATGCTCAAAGTTGAAGCAATTGAGGGACTTGCAAAAAAGGCGAAAAAAATTATTGCTGAGAAATATACTTGGGATAAGATTGTTGACCAATATGAGGAGTTGTTTTTGAATGAAAGTTAA